The Peptostreptococcaceae bacterium genome has a window encoding:
- a CDS encoding DNA topoisomerase III — MGKSLVLAEKPSVGREIARVLGCKKNDSWFENERYVVTWALGHLVTLADPELYNKKYATWNLEDLPMLPNETKIVVINQTRKQYDVVKRLLQRKDVTSVIIATDAGREGELVARWILEKANIRKPVKRLWISSVTDKAIKEGFGKLKDGKAYENLFAAAVARAEVDWIVGLNATRALTCKYNAQLSCGRVQTPTLAMLAQREDEIKHFSPKSYYGLQARSGKLILTWQDAKSKGSRSFDEKRIDSLIAALAGKSLTIKSIVKKVKKTSSPALYNLTELQKDADRIYDFTAKETLSIMQSLYETHKLLTYPRTDSRYLTADIVPTIKERLNGCADGSFADIASDLMRNPIKPSKLFVDDSKVTDHHAIIPTEETLRVNDLSSREYKIYDLVVRRFLSVLSEPHEYEQITLQAEAEGEIFSANGKRVIHQGWKAVSENHEENDEPEEYTNQMFPNLKKGDALPIDRWAKTKGKTSPPPRFTEGTLLGAMENPAKYVSSNEKDLAKILTDTGGIGTVATRADIIEKIQKSFLVEKRGKNLLITSKGLQLLDLVPEDLKTPALTARWEKKLESIAKGNLDKKAFMNEMKKYTEKIIQDIKNSEATFKHDNVTHEKCPDCGKNLLQVKGKRGTMLVCPDRDCGYRKGLSIVTNARCPVCHKKLKLVGEGEGKTFVCTCGHREKMSSFNKRKEGEKGKASYNDVKDYMNKNKKEEPKVEDSPFAALAKLKFDKNK, encoded by the coding sequence ATGGGTAAATCACTTGTGCTGGCAGAAAAACCTTCTGTCGGCAGGGAAATAGCAAGGGTATTAGGCTGTAAAAAAAATGATAGCTGGTTTGAAAACGAGAGGTATGTTGTAACCTGGGCCCTGGGGCATCTTGTAACCCTGGCGGATCCGGAGCTTTACAACAAGAAGTATGCAACATGGAATCTAGAAGACTTGCCTATGCTTCCAAACGAAACGAAGATTGTGGTGATAAATCAGACGAGAAAGCAATACGATGTTGTTAAGCGGCTTCTACAGCGGAAGGACGTAACTAGCGTAATAATCGCCACGGACGCCGGGCGCGAGGGAGAACTTGTCGCGAGGTGGATTCTGGAAAAGGCGAATATAAGAAAGCCTGTTAAGCGGCTTTGGATTTCCTCTGTTACGGACAAGGCAATAAAGGAAGGCTTCGGCAAGCTCAAGGACGGAAAGGCATACGAAAACCTTTTCGCCGCGGCAGTAGCAAGGGCCGAGGTGGACTGGATAGTCGGGCTTAACGCAACGCGCGCCCTTACCTGCAAGTACAACGCCCAGCTTTCATGCGGAAGGGTTCAGACACCTACCCTCGCAATGCTAGCGCAGAGGGAGGATGAGATAAAGCATTTCAGCCCCAAGAGCTATTACGGGCTGCAGGCACGCTCGGGCAAGCTGATACTTACATGGCAGGACGCCAAGAGCAAGGGATCGAGGAGCTTCGACGAGAAGAGGATTGACTCCTTGATTGCAGCGCTTGCGGGAAAGAGCCTGACAATAAAATCCATAGTCAAGAAGGTCAAGAAGACCTCTTCACCCGCGCTCTACAATCTTACGGAGCTTCAGAAGGATGCAGATAGGATATACGATTTTACGGCAAAGGAAACACTTTCAATCATGCAAAGCCTTTACGAAACCCACAAGCTCCTTACCTACCCAAGGACGGATTCAAGGTATCTTACTGCCGATATCGTTCCTACTATAAAGGAACGTCTTAACGGCTGCGCCGACGGTTCTTTCGCGGATATTGCCTCGGATCTTATGAGAAACCCTATCAAGCCCTCAAAGCTTTTTGTTGACGACAGCAAGGTAACCGATCACCATGCCATAATACCTACTGAGGAAACACTTAGGGTAAATGACCTTTCTAGCCGTGAATATAAGATATACGATTTGGTAGTCCGCCGATTCCTCAGCGTACTTTCCGAGCCCCATGAATACGAGCAGATAACGCTTCAGGCTGAGGCTGAAGGCGAAATATTCTCAGCAAATGGAAAACGGGTCATCCATCAGGGTTGGAAAGCCGTTTCCGAAAATCACGAGGAAAACGATGAACCCGAGGAATATACCAACCAGATGTTCCCGAATCTTAAGAAGGGAGATGCTCTTCCAATAGACAGATGGGCCAAGACGAAAGGCAAGACATCCCCACCTCCAAGATTCACTGAAGGAACACTACTCGGCGCCATGGAGAACCCCGCAAAATATGTTTCAAGCAATGAAAAGGATTTGGCAAAAATACTCACCGATACTGGAGGCATAGGAACCGTTGCCACCAGGGCCGACATAATTGAGAAAATACAGAAATCGTTTTTGGTGGAGAAGAGGGGCAAAAATCTTCTAATCACTTCAAAGGGCCTTCAGCTTCTCGATTTGGTTCCGGAAGACCTAAAGACACCGGCGCTCACGGCAAGGTGGGAGAAAAAGTTAGAATCCATAGCCAAGGGCAATCTTGACAAGAAGGCCTTCATGAACGAAATGAAGAAATATACCGAAAAGATAATACAAGACATAAAGAATAGCGAGGCCACTTTCAAGCATGACAATGTGACCCACGAAAAATGTCCCGATTGCGGAAAGAATCTTTTGCAGGTAAAAGGAAAGAGGGGCACCATGCTCGTATGTCCCGACAGGGATTGCGGATACAGAAAAGGTCTCTCCATAGTTACTAATGCACGCTGCCCTGTATGCCACAAGAAGCTGAAGCTCGTGGGCGAGGGGGAAGGAAAAACCTTCGTATGCACCTGCGGACACAGGGAAAAGATGTCGTCCTTCAATAAGCGAAAGGAAGGCGAAAAGGGCAAGGCATCATACAACGACGTCAAGGATTACATGAACAAAAATAAAAAAGAAGAGCCG